The following are from one region of the Polaribacter marinaquae genome:
- a CDS encoding DJ-1/PfpI family protein: MKNIFLLFLCFFSLSCSNKKVEQVDIKEKPLPTLVDGRYNVAFLIMDGTFNTELTAPFDIFQHTIFRKNIKAMNVFTVANTNEAVTTFEGMRILPDYNYLKDKLPKIDILVVPSAEHHLDTDLDDTKMIDFLKQVAEDASFITSHCDGAFVLAKAGLLKDKISTTFPSDIDKMRETFPDLDIRKEVLFVHDGNVITSAGGAKSFEAALYLCEYLYGKEIAKSLAGGLVIDWNLENVPHLIVD; encoded by the coding sequence ATGAAAAATATATTTTTATTGTTTTTGTGTTTTTTTAGCTTGAGTTGCTCAAATAAAAAAGTAGAACAAGTAGACATAAAAGAAAAACCATTACCAACATTAGTAGACGGAAGATATAATGTTGCATTTCTTATTATGGATGGTACATTTAATACAGAACTAACAGCACCATTTGATATTTTTCAGCATACTATTTTTAGAAAAAATATAAAAGCTATGAATGTTTTTACGGTAGCAAATACAAATGAAGCTGTTACAACATTTGAAGGAATGAGGATTTTACCAGATTATAATTATCTAAAAGATAAGTTACCTAAAATAGATATTTTAGTTGTTCCGTCTGCAGAACATCATTTAGATACAGATTTAGATGATACAAAAATGATAGATTTTTTAAAACAAGTTGCTGAAGATGCAAGTTTTATTACTTCACATTGCGACGGTGCTTTTGTGTTAGCCAAAGCAGGGTTGTTAAAAGATAAAATTTCGACAACTTTCCCTAGTGATATAGATAAAATGAGAGAAACGTTTCCAGATTTAGACATTAGAAAAGAAGTTTTATTTGTGCATGACGGTAACGTAATTACCTCTGCTGGTGGCGCAAAATCTTTTGAAGCGGCTTTGTATTTATGCGAGTATTTGTACGGAAAGGAAATAGCAAAATCGTTAGCAGGTGGTTTAGTTATAGATTGGAATTTAGAAAATGTACCACATTTAATTGTAGATTAA
- a CDS encoding dihydroorotase, which translates to MKTSIFTLVMCCFLSFSNFAQSKSDAIKVGDVFTVGKVEMNNYKHIKFPRNNFIIKRGGIATYKNVVNKEVKVTSLEEKKDGSLEAVIELTSGRYFFKSHKYIKVDLNKALNSKELIAS; encoded by the coding sequence ATGAAAACTTCAATTTTTACACTTGTGATGTGTTGTTTTTTGTCATTTTCTAATTTTGCTCAATCTAAAAGTGACGCTATTAAAGTAGGTGATGTTTTTACAGTAGGCAAAGTTGAAATGAATAATTATAAGCACATTAAATTTCCTAGAAATAACTTTATTATTAAAAGAGGTGGTATTGCAACTTATAAAAATGTTGTAAATAAAGAAGTGAAAGTTACTTCTTTAGAAGAAAAAAAAGATGGTAGTTTAGAAGCTGTAATTGAACTAACATCTGGACGTTATTTTTTTAAAAGCCACAAATACATTAAAGTAGATTTAAATAAAGCATTAAATTCTAAAGAATTAATTGCAAGTTAA
- a CDS encoding CocE/NonD family hydrolase, whose protein sequence is MKTKFILLLFSIFIITSCEKTTEEEKKKDSYVADNYTKKEVDIEMRDGTKLHTTIYSPKDTSKKYPILMQRTPYSSTPYGEGKMKSKIGPNVHLMKEGNIVVYQDVRGRWMSEGVYDNMRAYIPNKEANQSDEVSDTYDTIDWLVKNVENNNGNVGTWGISYPGHYATVSSIDAHPALKAASPQASIGDFFFDDFHHNGAFLLSYFRAISLFGTYKDTPTDSAWYSFPKMESKDQYQFFLDKGPLKNLNEYFQYDKLDVTSAENKDRIDDFFWKEIVEHPNYDENWKSKGIIQHLNRVPSTVATMVVAGEFDAEDLYGPLETYKAIEKHGKDNYNTLVFGPWDHGKWSRTGVENYVGNYYFGDSISLKFQKEIETKFFNHFLKGSGDKNSGLPEAYVFDSGRKEWKSYDTWPPKNIVKENWFLSENQELTASKKSTKAVKFISDIKHPVPYSEDIKTVFTPRKYMTDDQRFAARRPDVLVFETDVLTEDFTLAGDILAKLKVATTGSAADWVVKVIDVHPDNVKEDNKKLQNHLKMSNYHLMVRSEVLRGRFRNSFEKPEPFTPNKKTAVNIKLQDVFHTFKKGHKLQIQVQSTWFPLIDLNPQTYVDNIYKADEKDFKTQTHTVFTDSSIEFSVLK, encoded by the coding sequence ATGAAAACAAAATTTATCTTATTATTATTTAGCATTTTTATCATCACTTCTTGTGAAAAAACAACAGAAGAAGAAAAGAAAAAAGATTCTTACGTTGCAGATAATTACACAAAAAAAGAGGTTGATATCGAAATGCGAGATGGTACTAAATTGCATACCACAATTTATTCTCCAAAAGATACTTCTAAAAAATATCCTATTCTAATGCAAAGAACTCCGTATAGTTCTACGCCATACGGAGAAGGTAAAATGAAATCTAAAATTGGCCCAAACGTTCATCTAATGAAAGAAGGCAACATTGTGGTTTACCAAGATGTTCGTGGTAGATGGATGAGTGAAGGTGTTTATGATAACATGCGCGCCTACATCCCTAATAAAGAAGCAAACCAATCTGATGAAGTTTCTGATACTTACGATACTATCGATTGGTTGGTTAAAAATGTTGAGAATAATAACGGAAACGTTGGTACTTGGGGAATTTCATATCCTGGACATTACGCTACTGTTTCTTCTATAGATGCACACCCGGCATTAAAAGCAGCTTCACCGCAAGCAAGTATTGGTGATTTTTTCTTTGATGATTTTCATCATAACGGAGCTTTTTTATTAAGTTATTTTAGAGCAATTTCTTTATTCGGAACTTACAAAGACACACCAACAGATTCTGCTTGGTACTCTTTTCCTAAAATGGAATCTAAAGATCAATATCAATTTTTCTTAGACAAAGGACCTTTAAAGAATTTAAATGAGTATTTTCAATATGACAAATTAGATGTAACTTCTGCTGAAAATAAAGATAGAATTGATGATTTTTTCTGGAAGGAAATCGTAGAGCATCCTAATTATGATGAAAACTGGAAAAGTAAAGGAATCATTCAGCATTTAAACAGAGTTCCATCTACAGTTGCAACAATGGTTGTTGCTGGTGAGTTTGATGCAGAAGATTTATACGGACCTTTAGAAACTTACAAAGCTATAGAAAAACACGGTAAAGACAATTACAACACGTTGGTTTTCGGCCCTTGGGATCACGGTAAATGGTCTAGAACTGGCGTAGAGAATTATGTTGGTAATTATTATTTTGGCGACTCTATTTCTTTAAAATTTCAAAAAGAAATTGAAACTAAATTTTTTAATCATTTCTTAAAAGGAAGTGGAGATAAAAACTCTGGTTTACCAGAAGCTTATGTTTTTGATTCTGGTAGAAAAGAATGGAAATCTTATGATACTTGGCCACCAAAAAACATTGTAAAAGAAAACTGGTTTTTATCTGAAAACCAAGAATTAACTGCATCAAAAAAATCGACGAAAGCTGTTAAGTTTATTAGTGATATTAAACATCCTGTACCTTATTCTGAAGACATTAAAACGGTTTTTACACCAAGAAAGTACATGACAGATGACCAACGTTTTGCCGCTAGAAGACCAGATGTTTTAGTATTTGAAACAGATGTTTTAACTGAAGATTTTACATTAGCAGGAGACATCTTAGCAAAATTAAAAGTAGCTACTACAGGTTCTGCAGCAGATTGGGTTGTAAAAGTTATAGATGTACATCCTGATAATGTGAAAGAAGACAATAAAAAACTTCAAAACCACTTAAAAATGAGCAACTACCATTTAATGGTTAGAAGTGAAGTTTTAAGAGGAAGATTTAGAAATAGTTTTGAAAAACCAGAACCTTTTACTCCAAATAAAAAAACAGCTGTAAATATTAAACTACAAGACGTTTTTCACACATTTAAAAAAGGACACAAACTACAAATACAAGTGCAGAGTACATGGTTTCCTCTAATCGATTTAAATCCGCAGACCTATGTAGATAACATTTACAAAGCAGATGAAAAAGATTTTAAAACTCAAACACACACTGTATTTACAGATTCTTCAATAGAATTTTCTGTTTTAAAATAA
- a CDS encoding Xaa-Pro dipeptidyl-peptidase, translating to MKKIHQFLIIFLIAFTISAQEKSKPFFKDGEAQIVEGFKDSSKWIRTDLWVETTFDTDGDGKLDRMHVDVTRPLQTETEGLKLPIVYESSPYYAGTASDTPGLFWDVKHEIGAKEKQRTRVEVVRRGKRPIISNSQVRTWVPRGYIVVHSSSPGTGLSDGSPTVGGDNESLAPKAVIDWLNGRAKGYTEREGNKEVKAYWSTGKVGMTGTSYNGTIPLAAATTGVKGLEAIIPVAPNTSYYHYYRSNGLVRSPGGYLGEDIDVLYDYIHSGKEENRSHNNKVIRDTELANGMDRQTGDYNDFWAGRDYLNDMKPMKAALLMSHGFNDWNVMPEHSYRIYAKAKEMGLPSQIFYHQNGHGGPPPMKMMNRWFTRYLHGVQNNVEKDDRAWIVRENDKRTQPTPYRDYPNPAAKPVTLYLESGAPKAGKLITTNSSNTKETLVDNYSFSGESLAQAENTNHRLIYVSEVLKEDLHISGLSSITIKASSSKPAVNLSVWLVSLPWTKGRRAKITDNIITRGWADLQNHKSLTKSAPLKPGKFYEMTFDLQPDDQIIKKGQQIGLMIFSSDNNFTLLPEPGTELTVDLNGTSITLPIVGGKNAFDKATK from the coding sequence ATGAAAAAAATACATCAATTTTTAATTATCTTTCTTATTGCTTTTACCATTAGTGCTCAAGAAAAATCGAAACCTTTTTTTAAAGATGGCGAAGCACAAATTGTTGAAGGTTTTAAAGATTCAAGCAAGTGGATTCGAACAGATTTATGGGTAGAAACCACCTTTGACACCGATGGTGACGGAAAACTAGATAGAATGCATGTAGATGTTACAAGACCTCTACAAACAGAAACAGAAGGTTTAAAATTACCTATTGTTTACGAATCTAGCCCTTATTATGCAGGAACAGCAAGTGACACACCTGGTTTATTTTGGGATGTTAAACATGAAATTGGCGCAAAAGAAAAACAAAGAACAAGAGTAGAAGTTGTTCGAAGAGGAAAAAGACCTATAATTTCAAATTCCCAAGTTAGAACTTGGGTTCCTAGAGGTTATATTGTTGTGCATTCATCATCACCAGGAACTGGTTTATCTGATGGATCTCCAACTGTTGGAGGAGACAATGAATCTTTAGCGCCAAAAGCAGTAATAGATTGGTTAAACGGACGAGCAAAAGGTTATACCGAAAGAGAAGGAAACAAAGAAGTTAAGGCATATTGGAGTACCGGAAAAGTTGGTATGACAGGTACTTCTTACAATGGTACAATTCCGTTAGCTGCAGCAACAACGGGTGTTAAAGGCTTAGAAGCAATTATACCTGTTGCACCAAATACTTCTTATTATCATTATTACAGATCTAACGGTTTGGTTAGATCTCCTGGCGGATATTTAGGTGAAGATATTGATGTTTTATACGATTACATTCATAGTGGTAAAGAAGAAAATAGATCACATAATAATAAGGTTATTCGAGATACTGAACTGGCCAACGGAATGGATAGGCAAACAGGAGATTATAATGATTTTTGGGCTGGTAGAGATTATCTAAATGATATGAAACCAATGAAAGCTGCATTATTAATGTCGCATGGTTTTAATGATTGGAACGTAATGCCAGAGCATAGTTACAGAATTTATGCAAAAGCAAAAGAAATGGGACTTCCATCTCAGATATTCTATCACCAGAACGGTCATGGTGGTCCACCGCCAATGAAAATGATGAATCGTTGGTTTACGCGTTATTTACACGGTGTTCAAAATAACGTAGAAAAAGATGATAGAGCTTGGATTGTAAGAGAAAATGATAAAAGAACGCAGCCAACTCCGTATAGAGATTATCCAAATCCGGCAGCAAAACCGGTAACTCTTTATTTAGAATCTGGTGCTCCAAAAGCTGGGAAACTAATAACAACTAATTCGTCTAATACAAAAGAAACTTTAGTTGATAATTATTCTTTTTCTGGCGAAAGTTTAGCGCAAGCAGAGAACACAAATCATCGTTTAATTTATGTTTCTGAGGTTCTAAAAGAAGATTTACATATTTCTGGTTTGTCTTCTATAACAATTAAAGCATCAAGTAGTAAACCTGCAGTAAACTTATCTGTATGGTTAGTTTCTTTGCCATGGACCAAAGGTAGAAGAGCCAAAATAACAGACAATATTATTACTCGTGGTTGGGCAGATTTACAAAATCATAAATCCTTAACTAAAAGTGCTCCTTTAAAACCAGGTAAATTTTATGAAATGACTTTTGATTTACAACCAGATGATCAAATTATCAAAAAAGGACAACAAATTGGGTTAATGATTTTTTCTAGTGATAATAATTTTACTTTATTACCAGAACCTGGCACAGAACTAACTGTAGATTTAAATGGTACTTCTATAACATTACCAATTGTTGGCGGAAAAAACGCTTTTGATAAAGCAACAAAATAA
- a CDS encoding VOC family protein: protein MKEKLIYGIQQIGIGVKNADIAFKWYATKLGADALIFDDSNEATYMAKYMGGKPRKKRALLGLNMQGGGGYEIWQYTNRKPSKPENEFKVGDLGIQFPFVKTNNITATYNRLKISNENILSEIKKDPSGVKCFFLKDPFDNILKIKEHTSFYQNKKIDVGGIFGAAIGVSNIDVSLKLYKDVLGYDKVIFDKTDNFDDLENLKNGSKRFRRILLTHSKKRVGGFSKFFGTSEIELIQCLENEPTKIFKNRYWGDLGYIHLCFDVKILKVLKEECKQKEVPFQVISQPSFNMGDANGHWGYIEDNDGTLIEFIETNKVPLIKNLGIHINLKNRNPKKPLPNWMIKAMALKRVKI from the coding sequence ATGAAAGAAAAATTAATTTACGGTATTCAGCAAATTGGTATTGGTGTAAAAAATGCAGACATTGCTTTTAAATGGTACGCAACAAAACTTGGTGCAGATGCTTTAATTTTTGATGATAGTAATGAAGCAACATATATGGCAAAATATATGGGCGGTAAACCAAGAAAAAAAAGAGCTTTACTAGGCTTAAACATGCAAGGTGGTGGCGGTTACGAAATTTGGCAATACACAAATAGAAAACCATCTAAACCAGAAAATGAATTTAAAGTAGGCGATTTAGGCATTCAGTTTCCGTTTGTTAAAACAAATAATATTACAGCAACCTATAACCGCTTAAAAATTAGCAACGAAAATATTCTTTCTGAAATTAAAAAGGATCCAAGCGGCGTAAAATGTTTCTTTTTAAAAGATCCTTTTGATAATATTTTAAAAATAAAAGAGCACACTTCTTTCTATCAAAATAAAAAAATTGATGTTGGTGGTATTTTTGGAGCAGCAATCGGAGTTTCTAATATTGATGTTTCACTAAAACTTTATAAAGACGTTTTGGGTTATGATAAAGTTATTTTCGATAAAACTGATAATTTTGATGATCTTGAAAATTTAAAAAATGGTAGTAAAAGGTTTAGACGCATTTTACTTACACATTCTAAAAAGCGAGTTGGTGGCTTTTCGAAGTTTTTTGGAACCAGTGAAATAGAACTTATTCAGTGTTTAGAAAACGAGCCAACAAAAATATTTAAAAATAGATATTGGGGAGATTTAGGCTATATTCACTTATGCTTTGACGTTAAAATTTTAAAGGTATTAAAAGAAGAATGTAAACAAAAAGAAGTTCCTTTTCAGGTGATTAGTCAACCTTCTTTTAATATGGGTGATGCAAATGGGCATTGGGGATATATTGAAGATAATGATGGTACGCTTATCGAATTTATCGAAACAAATAAAGTACCGCTAATTAAAAATTTAGGCATTCATATCAATCTAAAAAATAGAAACCCTAAAAAACCTTTACCCAATTGGATGATTAAAGCTATGGCATTAAAACGTGTGAAAATATAA
- a CDS encoding DMP19 family protein: MTSTEIALLLNDDSEKIKRIGEIIGKKIPEKNNFENLNEFEKTFIYIDILEDNVTNGGFIQFFFSSAGEFAHEIFHAYLAINAEKTIDILSEAIMLFPQIPVPKDQTIRQRILMQKESNIDLWDELDHRFYKYEDDIVKLTLAYVEKNISNFD, encoded by the coding sequence ATGACATCAACAGAAATTGCACTTTTATTAAATGATGATTCTGAAAAAATTAAAAGAATTGGAGAAATTATTGGTAAAAAAATACCTGAAAAAAATAATTTTGAAAATTTAAACGAATTTGAAAAAACGTTTATTTATATAGATATTTTAGAAGATAATGTTACAAATGGCGGATTTATTCAGTTTTTTTTTAGTTCAGCAGGTGAATTTGCACATGAGATTTTTCATGCGTACTTAGCTATAAATGCAGAAAAGACAATAGATATTCTATCTGAAGCGATTATGTTATTTCCGCAAATTCCAGTTCCAAAAGATCAAACAATAAGACAACGCATCTTAATGCAAAAGGAATCTAATATCGATCTTTGGGATGAATTAGATCATCGATTTTATAAATATGAAGACGATATTGTAAAGTTGACTTTAGCTTATGTTGAAAAAAATATATCAAATTTCGATTGA
- a CDS encoding nucleoside triphosphate pyrophosphohydrolase family protein, with translation MKDKINSVHDFHTAFGAGIKNEPTANITESRNLLRYNLMKEENEEYLEAANNNDLVEVADALGDMLYILCGTIIEHGMQDKITEVFNEIHRSNMSKLGEDGKPIYREDGKVLKGPDYFKPNIKEILDR, from the coding sequence ATGAAAGATAAAATTAATTCTGTACACGATTTTCATACAGCATTTGGTGCAGGAATAAAAAATGAACCAACTGCAAATATTACAGAAAGTAGAAATTTGCTTCGTTATAATTTAATGAAAGAAGAAAATGAAGAATATTTAGAGGCTGCCAATAATAACGATTTGGTAGAGGTTGCTGATGCTCTAGGTGATATGCTATATATTTTGTGTGGCACAATCATAGAACACGGTATGCAAGATAAAATTACCGAAGTTTTTAACGAAATTCATAGGAGTAATATGAGTAAGTTAGGCGAAGACGGAAAACCAATTTACCGAGAAGATGGTAAAGTTTTAAAAGGACCTGATTATTTTAAACCAAATATTAAAGAAATATTAGATAGATAA
- a CDS encoding DNA-3-methyladenine glycosylase I yields MKNRCFWVSDSQLYIDYHDNEWGKPVFDDETLFEFLVLETFQAGLSWITILNKRENFRKAFDNFDYQKISKYSEKKYESLLQDAGIIRNKLKIRSAITNAQLFIDIQKEFGSFSKFIWSYVDHKPILNKFHKREDVPATTKLSDIISKDLKKRGFKFVGSTVVYAYMQAVGMVNDHTTNCFKYPTE; encoded by the coding sequence ATGAAAAATAGGTGTTTTTGGGTTAGTGATAGTCAATTATATATTGATTATCATGATAACGAATGGGGAAAACCAGTTTTTGATGATGAAACACTCTTTGAATTTTTAGTTTTAGAAACTTTTCAGGCGGGTTTAAGTTGGATAACAATTTTAAATAAAAGAGAAAACTTTAGAAAAGCATTTGATAATTTTGATTATCAAAAAATTTCTAAATATTCAGAAAAAAAATATGAATCTTTGCTTCAAGATGCTGGTATTATCAGAAACAAATTAAAAATAAGAAGTGCAATTACAAATGCGCAATTGTTTATTGATATACAGAAAGAGTTTGGTTCATTTTCTAAGTTTATTTGGTCATATGTAGATCATAAACCAATTTTAAATAAATTTCATAAAAGAGAAGACGTGCCAGCAACTACTAAATTATCTGATATTATTTCTAAAGATTTAAAAAAACGCGGATTCAAATTTGTTGGTTCTACCGTGGTTTATGCTTATATGCAAGCTGTCGGTATGGTTAACGATCACACAACAAACTGTTTTAAATATCCAACAGAATGA
- a CDS encoding M24 family metallopeptidase, with protein sequence MKYLILLFVFTFQFSQAQILSERERAILKDNLLEDRFTNLLPQLMDAADIDMWLLISREYNEDPVLKTMLPATWLNARRRTIIVFYRDKAKNTLERLAVARYDIGKNIKSAWDKEKEPDQWKALSEIIKNRNPNKIGVNISKYFALADGLVKTDYDELLENLPKSYVNKVVSAEKLAIGWIETRTAKEMKLYKELVQITHNIIADTFSSKKIIPGKTTTEDLVWCLRQKVTDLGLETWFHPTIDIQRNNEVLKSHIESFSKGKEKKIILKGDLLHCDFGITYIGLNTDCQQHAYVLKDNENSVPTFLVDAFKKGNRVQDILTSNMKVGKTGNQILKESLIQGRKEGFVPSIYTHPLGMFGHSAGTTIGMWDSQNGVPVNGDYPLHKNTVYAIELNTTVALKEWGKNIRIMLEEAGFFGNNIFEYVNSRQTEIIPVKIK encoded by the coding sequence ATGAAATATTTAATTCTACTTTTTGTCTTTACTTTTCAATTTTCTCAAGCTCAGATTTTATCAGAAAGAGAAAGAGCAATATTAAAAGATAATTTATTAGAAGACCGATTTACTAATTTATTGCCACAATTAATGGATGCTGCAGACATAGATATGTGGCTGTTAATTTCTAGAGAATACAACGAAGATCCTGTTTTAAAAACCATGTTACCCGCTACTTGGTTAAATGCGCGAAGAAGAACTATTATTGTTTTTTATAGAGATAAAGCTAAAAATACGTTAGAAAGATTAGCTGTTGCAAGATATGATATTGGTAAAAATATAAAATCTGCTTGGGATAAAGAAAAAGAGCCAGATCAATGGAAAGCTTTATCGGAAATTATAAAGAATAGAAATCCGAATAAAATAGGAGTTAATATTTCTAAATATTTTGCTTTGGCAGATGGTTTGGTTAAAACAGATTATGATGAGTTATTAGAAAATCTACCAAAATCGTATGTTAATAAAGTGGTTTCTGCAGAAAAACTTGCCATTGGTTGGATTGAAACAAGAACTGCCAAAGAAATGAAATTGTACAAAGAGCTAGTACAAATTACACACAATATTATTGCAGATACTTTTTCATCAAAAAAAATCATTCCAGGTAAAACTACTACAGAAGATTTGGTGTGGTGTCTACGTCAAAAAGTAACCGATTTAGGTTTAGAAACATGGTTTCATCCTACTATAGATATCCAAAGAAATAACGAAGTTTTAAAATCGCACATAGAGTCTTTTTCTAAAGGAAAAGAGAAGAAAATTATTTTAAAAGGCGATTTATTACATTGCGATTTCGGAATTACCTATATTGGTCTAAATACAGATTGCCAGCAGCACGCATATGTTTTAAAGGATAACGAGAATTCTGTGCCAACATTTTTAGTAGATGCCTTTAAAAAAGGAAATCGAGTACAAGATATTTTAACTTCTAACATGAAAGTTGGTAAAACAGGAAATCAAATATTAAAAGAATCTTTAATTCAAGGAAGAAAAGAAGGTTTTGTTCCTTCTATATATACGCATCCTTTGGGTATGTTTGGGCATAGTGCTGGTACAACAATTGGTATGTGGGATTCTCAAAACGGAGTGCCAGTAAACGGAGATTATCCTTTACATAAAAATACAGTATATGCCATAGAATTAAATACAACTGTAGCTTTAAAAGAATGGGGCAAAAACATTAGAATTATGTTAGAAGAAGCTGGTTTTTTTGGAAATAATATTTTTGAATATGTAAATTCTAGGCAAACTGAAATTATACCAGTTAAAATTAAGTAG
- a CDS encoding DUF6146 family protein codes for MKILKYISFLILSCIVLFSCASTLSNSNNNTKEEPVVIANDSLEYEIIIIDPGFSSYLASVAKPEGFYDQNYLEARNKAWVLTWNQRAQNPTNYNQGVYENIIDYNSNTDYGYEVNYKLFNYFLFAQRKYKMSLVGGFRTGRIN; via the coding sequence ATGAAAATCTTAAAATATATTTCTTTTCTAATTTTATCTTGTATTGTACTTTTTTCTTGTGCATCTACATTAAGCAACTCAAATAATAACACTAAAGAAGAACCTGTTGTAATTGCAAATGATAGTTTAGAATACGAAATAATTATTATTGATCCGGGTTTTTCATCTTACCTTGCTAGTGTTGCAAAACCAGAAGGGTTTTATGACCAAAATTATCTAGAAGCTAGAAATAAAGCTTGGGTACTTACCTGGAATCAGCGCGCTCAGAATCCAACAAATTATAATCAAGGAGTTTATGAAAACATAATAGATTATAATTCTAACACAGATTATGGCTATGAAGTTAACTACAAACTTTTTAATTATTTTTTATTTGCTCAAAGAAAATATAAAATGAGTTTGGTAGGCGGTTTTAGAACCGGAAGAATTAATTAA
- a CDS encoding dihydrofolate reductase, which produces MITVIAAIAQNYALGKDNDLIWHLPADLKRFKKVTTGHYILMGRNTFESIGKPLPNRTTIIITRNKNYFKDGCLIANSLEEAIEMAKEEEKIFIIGGAQIYKETIAKNLADRLDITLVHKSFEADVFFPEIDPKIWKEDSREDFTADEKNKLDYSFVSYTKVN; this is translated from the coding sequence ATGATTACAGTTATAGCTGCTATTGCACAAAATTACGCTTTAGGTAAAGACAACGATTTAATTTGGCATTTACCTGCAGATTTAAAAAGATTTAAAAAAGTTACAACTGGTCATTATATATTAATGGGTAGAAATACTTTTGAATCTATTGGTAAGCCTTTGCCAAATAGAACCACAATTATTATTACAAGAAATAAAAATTACTTTAAAGATGGTTGCTTAATTGCTAATAGTTTAGAAGAAGCTATTGAAATGGCGAAAGAAGAAGAAAAGATTTTTATAATTGGTGGTGCACAAATTTACAAAGAAACAATTGCTAAAAATTTAGCAGATCGACTAGATATTACATTGGTTCATAAATCTTTTGAAGCGGATGTATTTTTTCCGGAAATAGACCCAAAAATTTGGAAAGAAGATTCAAGGGAAGATTTTACAGCGGATGAAAAAAATAAATTAGATTACAGTTTTGTTTCTTATACAAAAGTTAATTAA
- a CDS encoding isoamylase early set domain-containing protein — protein sequence MAIKKQFLKSKPVCKVTFSISPKEASNVAVVGSFNEWNAASTPLKKLKNGTFKTTVDLEANNSYEFRYVIDGVYTNDAEADSFSWNDYAGAENSVLTV from the coding sequence ATGGCAATTAAAAAACAATTTTTAAAAAGCAAACCTGTTTGCAAAGTAACTTTCTCTATTTCACCAAAAGAAGCTAGTAATGTAGCTGTAGTAGGAAGTTTTAACGAATGGAATGCTGCTTCTACTCCTTTAAAGAAATTAAAGAACGGTACTTTTAAAACAACTGTAGATTTAGAAGCTAATAATTCTTACGAATTTAGATATGTAATAGACGGCGTTTACACTAATGATGCAGAAGCAGATAGTTTTTCTTGGAACGATTATGCAGGTGCAGAAAACAGCGTATTAACTGTATAA